One Longimicrobiaceae bacterium DNA segment encodes these proteins:
- a CDS encoding glycosyltransferase family 4 protein, with product MKVLVVNWQDRENPLSGGAETHLHEIFGRLAARGHEVTLLVSGWEGAPKRVQLDGMDVHRVGSRHTFNVVCPGYYRRHLAERGFDVVVEDLNKVPVFARFWSRSPLVLLVHHLFGTTAFREAAAPFAAATWLLERPIGLVYRGVPTEAVSESTADDLVARGLRREDIAIIHNGVDLAVFHPDPAVHRATEPTFLFIGRLKRYKRVDLAVEAIARLKGEGVAARLQIAGRGDEEPRLRALVERMGLEDRVSFEGFVSEERKRDLMRRAWATVLPSPKEGWGITNIEAAACGTPAVVSDSPGLRESVVHGRTGLIVPHADVPALADALRSLAADRAEMERLGRGALEFAAGFTWDASAEQTEAHLEAVIAGARGAPSPSPSPKTAWGRGA from the coding sequence GTGAAGGTCCTGGTCGTCAACTGGCAGGACCGCGAGAACCCTCTGTCCGGCGGCGCCGAGACGCACCTCCACGAGATCTTCGGCCGGCTGGCGGCGCGCGGGCACGAGGTGACGCTGCTCGTCTCCGGCTGGGAGGGTGCCCCGAAGCGGGTGCAGCTCGATGGGATGGACGTCCACCGCGTGGGCTCGCGCCACACGTTCAACGTCGTCTGCCCCGGCTACTACCGGCGGCATCTCGCCGAGCGGGGATTCGACGTGGTGGTGGAGGACCTGAACAAGGTGCCGGTGTTCGCGCGGTTCTGGTCGCGCAGCCCGCTCGTCCTGCTCGTCCATCACCTGTTCGGCACCACGGCCTTCCGCGAGGCGGCGGCGCCGTTCGCCGCGGCCACCTGGCTGCTCGAACGTCCGATCGGCCTCGTATACCGCGGCGTGCCGACCGAGGCGGTGTCGGAGAGCACGGCGGACGACCTGGTGGCGCGCGGTCTGCGCCGAGAGGACATCGCCATCATCCACAACGGCGTGGACCTCGCCGTCTTCCACCCGGACCCGGCGGTGCATCGCGCGACCGAGCCGACGTTCCTCTTCATCGGCCGTCTCAAGCGGTACAAGCGCGTGGACCTGGCGGTGGAGGCGATCGCGCGGCTCAAGGGTGAGGGCGTGGCTGCGCGCTTGCAGATCGCCGGGCGCGGGGACGAGGAGCCGCGGCTGCGTGCGCTCGTGGAGCGGATGGGGCTGGAGGACCGGGTGAGCTTCGAGGGCTTCGTGAGCGAGGAGCGCAAGCGCGACCTGATGCGGCGCGCCTGGGCGACGGTCCTCCCCTCGCCGAAAGAGGGCTGGGGGATCACGAACATCGAGGCGGCGGCGTGCGGCACGCCCGCCGTGGTCAGCGACTCGCCCGGCCTGCGCGAGTCGGTCGTTCACGGGCGCACGGGCTTGATCGTTCCCCACGCGGACGTGCCCGCGCTGGCGGACGCGCTGCGGTCCCTCGCCGCCGACCGGGCGGAGATGGAGCGCCTGGGTCGCGGCGCGCTGGAGTTCGCCGCCGGGTTCACATGGGATGCGTCGGCGGAGCAGACGGAGGCGCATCTGGAGGCGGTGATCGCCGGGGCGAGGGGGGCCCCCTCCCCCAGCCCCTCCCCCAAAACTGCCTGGGGTAGGGGAGCCTGA
- the nusB gene encoding transcription antitermination factor NusB — MRNRSRARGWALQALYAWEVKGSTVDSGMRVLTELFDELRVSASNRPYAEILVRLVVANIKQIDSDIEESLTNWRMNRLAVIDRNVLRLGVAEMRFVDDVAPRMTIREMVQLAEKYGTNESPRFVNGVLDAVMRRIAPGEAAGAP, encoded by the coding sequence GTGAGGAACCGCAGCCGGGCCCGCGGCTGGGCGCTCCAGGCGCTGTACGCGTGGGAGGTGAAGGGCTCCACGGTCGATTCGGGGATGCGGGTTCTCACCGAGCTGTTCGACGAGCTGCGCGTGTCCGCCTCCAACCGTCCCTACGCGGAGATCCTGGTCCGCCTGGTCGTCGCCAACATCAAGCAGATCGATTCGGACATCGAGGAGTCGCTGACCAACTGGCGGATGAACCGCCTGGCCGTCATCGACCGCAACGTGCTGCGCCTGGGTGTGGCGGAGATGCGCTTCGTGGACGACGTGGCGCCGCGCATGACCATCCGCGAGATGGTGCAGCTGGCGGAGAAGTACGGGACCAACGAGAGCCCGCGCTTCGTGAACGGCGTGCTGGACGCGGTGATGCGCCGCATCGCTCCCGGGGAGGCCGCGGGCGCTCCGTGA
- the ribH gene encoding 6,7-dimethyl-8-ribityllumazine synthase, with product MIEHSGFLRGDGRRFGIVVGRFNELVTKQLLAGARDCLLRHGVDDDAIEAVWVPGAWEIPGALRLLERTGRFDALIALGAVIRGGTPHFDYVAGAAANGTAAVGADAKVPVVFGVLTTDSIEQAIERAGTKAGNKGWDAAMVALEMADLYARFAAEEAK from the coding sequence ATGATCGAGCACAGCGGGTTCCTCCGCGGCGACGGACGGCGCTTCGGCATCGTCGTGGGCCGCTTCAACGAGCTGGTGACGAAGCAGCTGCTGGCCGGCGCGCGCGACTGCCTGCTGCGCCACGGCGTGGACGACGACGCGATCGAGGCCGTGTGGGTGCCGGGCGCGTGGGAGATTCCCGGCGCGCTGCGGCTGCTGGAGCGCACCGGGCGCTTCGACGCGCTGATCGCGCTGGGCGCCGTGATCCGTGGCGGCACGCCGCACTTCGACTACGTGGCGGGCGCGGCGGCGAACGGGACGGCGGCGGTCGGCGCGGACGCGAAGGTGCCCGTGGTCTTCGGCGTGCTGACCACCGACAGCATCGAGCAGGCGATCGAGCGTGCGGGGACCAAGGCGGGCAACAAGGGCTGGGACGCGGCGATGGTGGCGCTGGAGATGGCCGACCTGTACGCCCGCTTCGCGGCGGAGGAAGCGAAGTGA